In Phragmites australis chromosome 17, lpPhrAust1.1, whole genome shotgun sequence, the following are encoded in one genomic region:
- the LOC133896958 gene encoding serine/threonine-protein phosphatase 7 long form homolog: MAVTLRDVAMLTGLPIRGAPLIVSRPARKQWKGYVADRFGVQYDGKDAGLSMSWVHGLTQFGPCPLDADENTLMQHYEVYLYVLLGGIMFCNTAGNYVVPHIVWLAAHLASHPYEPTSYSWGSTVLAATYRGLCDATQRTKRKATIIGWSSKGGGGTQDWASKNAEYIRRWTESAAVDVIITARQYDEATY, from the exons atggcagTAACACtgcgggacgtggccatgctgaccgggctgccaaTCAGGGGTGCCCCGTTAATAGTTTCACGACCCGCAAGgaagcagtggaagggttatgttgcagatag gtttggtgtgcaatacgacgggaaggatgctggcctctccatgtcctgggttcatgggctgacacagttcggtccatgcccactggatgcggacgagaatacacttatgcaacactatgaggtgtacttatacgttctgctcggaggcatcatgttctgcaacacggcaggcAATTATGTCGTCccacatattgtatggttagcagcccacctcgcgtcacatccttatgagcctacatcttacagttggggatctacagtgttggctgcaacctacagaggattgtgtgatgcaacccagcgaacAAAGAGGAAGGCAACCATTATAGG gtgGAGCTCAAAGGGGGGCGGAGGCACGCAGGACTGGGCATCCAAGAATGCCGAGTACATACGGAGGTGGACAGAATCAGCTGCGGTGGATGTCATCATTACTGCTAGACAATACGACGAGGCCACGTACTAG
- the LOC133897868 gene encoding WRKY transcription factor WRKY76-like: MLLMGSARRAGCSPVCLDLSVGPPTPWPASSTEMEAEPELPDRPASGRATSSMIDEEDKTLEAKFTQVSEENRRLTEMIAYLYASQVARPSLDGSSSPRAPPPAEGKKRGRESPEDLNSCDANSNKKGIGAADSPLSDGASCRRIKVSTVCTRIDPSDTTLVVKDEYQWRKYGQKVTRDNPSPRAYFRCAFAPSCPVKKKVQRSAEDSSVLVATYEGEHNHPSPMRAGELPSCATRSGSVPCSISINSSDPTITLDLTKNGGGGVGVLEAEAPDLKKLCREIASPEFRTALVEQMASSLTSDPNFTGAIAAEILHQLPEY, encoded by the exons ATGCTGCTGATGGGCTCGGCGCGCCGCGCCGGCTGCTCCCCGGTCTGCCTTGACCTCAGCGTCGGGCCACCCACGCCGTGGCCGGCGAGCAGCACGGAGATGGAAGCTGAACCTGAACTACCTGACCGTCCGGCCAGTGGCAGAGCGACGTCGTCCATGATCGACGAGGAG GACAAGACCCTGGAGGCCAAGTTCACCCAGGTGAGCGAGGAGAACCGGCGGCTGACCGAGATGATCGCCTACCTGTACGCCAGCCAGGTCGCGCGGCCGAGCCTTGACGGCTCGAGCTCGCCACgcgcaccgccgccggccgaggGCAAGAAGAGGGGCAGGGAGAGTCCGGAGGACTTGAACTCCTGCGACGCCAACAGCAACAAGAAGGGTATCGGTGCCGCTGACAGCCCGCTGAGCGACGGCGCCTCGTGCCGGCGGATCAAGGTCAGCACGGTCTGCACCCGGATCGACCCGTCGGACACGACCCTCGTGGTGAAAGACGAGTACCAATGGCGCAAGTACGGGCAGAAGGTGACGCGCGACAACCCGTCCCCTAGAGCCTACTTCCGCTGCGCCTTCGCGCCCTCCTGCCCCGTCAAAAAGAAG GTGCAGAGGAGCGCGGAGGACAGTTCGGTGCTGGTGGCGACGTACGAGGGCGAGCACAACCACCCGAGCCCGATGCGCGCCGGCGAGCTGCCGAGCTGCGCGACGCGGAGCGGTTCCGTGCCGTGCTCCATCTCCATCAACTCCTCCGACCCGACCATTACGCTGGACCTCACCAAgaacggaggcggcggcgtgggGGTGCTCGAGGCCGAGGCGCCTGACCTCAAGAAGCTGTGCAGGGAGATCGCATCGCCGGAGTTCCGGACGGCGCTGGTGGAGCAGATGGCGAGCTCGCTGACCAGCGACCCCAACTTCACCGGCGCGATCGCCGCAGAGATCCTGCACCAGCTGCCGGAGTACTAG